One genomic region from Spirosoma sp. KCTC 42546 encodes:
- a CDS encoding tyrosine-type recombinase/integrase has translation MNQKNPGSDFLQHIRYEKRLSHHTLTAYANDLEQFTLFLATECNVDQPERADFRHIRSWIVSLVEADMDKSSVNRKIATLRSFYSFLMRRNVINLDPMAKIQALKASKRLPQYVEEKPMDMLLNDIEFPDTFEGIRDKLVLELLYGTGIRLSELTGLKTADVNLYDKTIMVLGKRNKHRIIPLTQPLFELVQQYSQLKEKEFSGQADSTILIVSDKGVPAYPVLIQRIVKRNLALVTTLEKKSPHVLRHSFATHLLNRGADLNAIKDLLGHSSLAATQIYTHTSLEQLKKTYDQAHPKAKK, from the coding sequence ATGAATCAAAAAAATCCCGGTTCAGATTTCCTTCAGCACATTCGATACGAAAAACGACTGAGTCATCATACACTCACGGCTTATGCCAATGACCTGGAGCAGTTTACGCTGTTTCTGGCAACGGAATGCAATGTCGACCAACCGGAGCGGGCTGATTTTCGGCATATTCGGTCGTGGATTGTGAGTTTGGTAGAGGCTGATATGGATAAGTCATCGGTGAACCGGAAGATTGCCACGCTGCGGAGTTTCTATAGTTTTCTGATGCGCCGGAACGTAATCAACCTCGATCCAATGGCGAAAATTCAGGCGCTGAAAGCGAGCAAGCGCTTGCCGCAGTATGTGGAAGAGAAGCCCATGGACATGCTGCTCAACGACATCGAGTTTCCGGATACGTTCGAGGGTATCCGCGACAAGTTAGTACTCGAATTGCTCTACGGCACCGGGATCCGATTGAGCGAACTAACCGGCCTGAAAACTGCCGATGTGAACCTCTATGACAAAACCATTATGGTGTTGGGGAAACGCAACAAACACCGGATCATTCCCTTAACACAACCCTTGTTCGAGTTGGTGCAGCAATACAGCCAGCTAAAAGAAAAGGAATTTTCGGGCCAGGCCGACTCAACGATTTTAATCGTAAGCGACAAAGGCGTTCCCGCCTATCCGGTACTGATTCAGCGGATTGTGAAACGCAATTTAGCCCTTGTTACAACACTCGAAAAGAAAAGCCCGCACGTACTGCGCCATTCCTTTGCCACGCATCTGCTCAACCGGGGTGCCGACCTTAATGCCATCAAAGATTTACTAGGCCACAGCAGCCTGGCAGCAACCCAGATTTATACCCACACCAGTCTCGAACAGCTTAAGAAAACCTACGATCAAGCGCATCCGAAGGCGAAGAAGTAG
- the rpsU gene encoding 30S ribosomal protein S21 — MLIINVKDNESIDKALKRFKKKFEKTGVLRQLRSRTAFQKPSVKRRTEIIKATYKERMYGNHTEQ; from the coding sequence ATGCTTATCATTAACGTAAAAGACAACGAGTCGATTGACAAGGCCCTGAAACGCTTCAAAAAGAAGTTCGAAAAGACGGGTGTGTTACGGCAGTTGCGGTCGCGGACGGCTTTCCAAAAACCGTCGGTAAAGCGTCGCACAGAGATCATTAAGGCCACGTACAAAGAGAGAATGTACGGCAACCACACCGAGCAATAG
- a CDS encoding phosphatase, translating to MKQAIIDLGTNTFHLLIAETDGNMPMILFRESIPARIGQAGINQGIITEEGIERALGVLTYFRQVLDQHAIDPEQVLAIGTSAIRVARNQQEFIDHVRQATGIPIRVISGDQEALYIYQGIRATGALDEATALVMDIGGGSVEFILGNRSRVFWKQSFEIGGQRLRERFMTTDPINSGSIRRLHDYFQEQLLPLANAIHQYQPAVLVGSSGSFDTLVDMWYMHEQNHLPDPNQATFTLPIEEFYRAYELLITKNHAERMQLPGMIELRVDMIVVAVCLIDYVLKTYGISQIRTSIYSLKEGVLASLNE from the coding sequence ATGAAACAAGCCATAATTGACTTAGGAACCAATACATTTCATCTGCTCATTGCCGAAACAGACGGCAACATGCCCATGATCCTGTTCCGCGAAAGCATACCCGCTAGAATTGGTCAGGCGGGTATCAATCAGGGAATTATCACCGAAGAAGGCATTGAACGCGCATTGGGCGTACTGACGTACTTCCGCCAGGTGCTCGACCAACATGCCATTGACCCGGAGCAGGTTCTGGCCATTGGCACCAGCGCCATTCGGGTGGCGCGGAATCAACAGGAATTTATAGACCATGTTCGGCAGGCAACAGGCATTCCAATCCGGGTTATTTCGGGCGACCAGGAGGCCTTGTACATTTATCAGGGTATTCGGGCGACTGGCGCGCTGGATGAGGCCACAGCCCTGGTTATGGATATTGGCGGTGGCAGCGTTGAATTCATTCTGGGTAATCGGTCACGGGTTTTCTGGAAACAGAGCTTTGAAATCGGGGGGCAACGGCTCCGTGAACGATTCATGACTACAGACCCTATCAACTCCGGCAGTATCCGTCGGCTGCACGATTATTTTCAGGAACAACTTTTGCCTCTGGCCAACGCCATTCACCAATACCAACCCGCTGTACTGGTTGGCTCGTCGGGTTCGTTTGATACCCTGGTCGATATGTGGTATATGCACGAACAAAATCACCTACCCGACCCGAATCAGGCCACGTTTACCTTACCCATCGAAGAATTCTACCGCGCCTATGAACTACTCATCACGAAAAATCACGCAGAACGTATGCAACTCCCAGGCATGATTGAGCTGAGGGTCGATATGATTGTCGTAGCCGTTTGCCTAATTGACTATGTTCTGAAAACATACGGTATTTCACAAATCAGAACCTCGATCTACTCATTAAAGGAGGGCGTACTAGCGTCGTTAAATGAGTAA
- a CDS encoding bile acid:sodium symporter family protein — protein sequence MKAETNDRSSYRNLIFTALLIAFVGVAFAFPGLFLSIGDFQLKKLIVPLLQIIMLGMGTTMSIKDFEGVIQQPRAVFIGVACHFLIMPLLGYTLANTFSFPPEIAAGVVLIGCSPSGLASNVMCFIAKANVPLSITVTTLSTLLAPFLMPALMKLLAGQFIEISFLKMMVEIMQIVIAPVIVGLILNRIFRKSAVMLNRVMPLMSMGGIILIVAIIAAAGRDSLLTVGWTLALCVLIHNLSGFTLGYWSAKLFGMDEQSCRTIAIEVGLQNGGLASGIAVQMGKVATVGLAPALFGPIMNTNGSLLATYWSQRPVKEEASEFIHIE from the coding sequence ATGAAAGCCGAAACCAACGACCGATCCTCTTACCGAAACCTTATCTTCACCGCGTTACTCATTGCGTTCGTAGGCGTAGCCTTTGCCTTTCCGGGGCTATTTCTGAGTATCGGTGATTTTCAGTTAAAGAAACTTATTGTCCCGCTACTGCAAATCATTATGCTGGGCATGGGCACAACGATGTCCATCAAAGATTTCGAAGGCGTTATTCAACAGCCCCGCGCGGTGTTTATCGGTGTAGCCTGTCACTTTCTGATCATGCCACTGCTAGGCTACACGCTGGCGAATACCTTCTCATTCCCGCCCGAAATTGCGGCAGGCGTCGTGTTAATTGGCTGCTCGCCCAGTGGATTAGCCTCGAACGTGATGTGTTTCATTGCTAAAGCCAATGTGCCACTGTCCATCACAGTCACGACCCTGTCAACCCTGCTGGCACCGTTTCTGATGCCTGCACTGATGAAACTGCTGGCCGGTCAATTCATCGAGATTTCGTTCCTGAAAATGATGGTCGAGATTATGCAGATCGTAATCGCCCCTGTGATTGTTGGATTGATTTTAAATCGGATTTTCCGAAAATCGGCGGTGATGCTGAATCGCGTTATGCCGCTAATGTCCATGGGCGGCATTATTCTTATCGTCGCTATTATAGCAGCCGCCGGGCGCGACAGTCTGCTAACAGTTGGCTGGACCCTGGCTTTATGTGTGCTGATTCATAACCTCTCCGGCTTTACGCTGGGCTATTGGTCGGCTAAGTTATTTGGTATGGATGAGCAAAGCTGCCGGACCATAGCCATTGAAGTAGGTCTCCAAAATGGCGGATTAGCGTCAGGCATTGCCGTACAAATGGGTAAAGTGGCTACGGTGGGGCTCGCTCCTGCTCTCTTTGGACCCATCATGAACACCAACGGTTCCTTACTGGCCACCTACTGGAGCCAACGCCCGGTAAAAGAAGAAGCTAGCGAATTCATACATATCGAATAG
- a CDS encoding MarR family winged helix-turn-helix transcriptional regulator gives MDTEAYCIAGRLRMLARIMTGRYNDAFTQEGVTFAQAGLLMHIFALPGVRQSELSKRLQIEKSAMSRDVQLLQKNGWLTDNLRNGLFLTEEGHLLAKRCHKIWKSLNQHVWEELGPNAVEGLSTLSDKLLK, from the coding sequence ATGGACACGGAAGCCTATTGTATTGCAGGTCGTTTGCGGATGTTGGCGCGGATCATGACCGGGCGATATAACGACGCCTTCACGCAGGAGGGCGTTACATTCGCGCAGGCAGGTCTGCTGATGCACATCTTTGCGCTACCGGGCGTTCGGCAATCCGAGTTATCGAAACGGTTGCAAATCGAGAAATCAGCGATGAGCCGGGATGTTCAGCTTCTGCAAAAAAATGGCTGGCTAACCGATAACCTTCGAAACGGCCTATTTCTTACCGAAGAAGGCCACCTATTGGCCAAACGATGCCATAAAATCTGGAAATCGCTCAACCAGCATGTTTGGGAAGAACTTGGCCCCAATGCCGTTGAGGGGCTTTCTACATTATCGGATAAACTATTAAAATAA
- a CDS encoding DinB family protein, translated as MTTELLSQLWQMSQAASQGPIRKLTADNYRNRLTPETASAGFIALHTAESMHRMASLLFGHEISIPLQATGGVSDEGKPLDLASIQQLVSDSFAMVAHHIQQTSDDQWAEIIPSPFGEVPRMQVLSFLMHHNSYHAGQIAQAIKKGKEFSLVI; from the coding sequence ATGACAACAGAACTCTTATCCCAACTCTGGCAAATGAGCCAGGCCGCTTCACAGGGGCCGATTCGTAAGCTGACAGCCGACAATTACCGCAACCGGTTAACGCCAGAAACCGCTTCGGCAGGCTTTATTGCCCTGCATACGGCCGAATCAATGCACCGGATGGCCAGCTTACTTTTTGGACACGAAATCAGCATTCCGCTTCAGGCCACTGGTGGTGTTTCGGACGAAGGTAAACCTCTTGACTTAGCGTCGATTCAGCAACTGGTAAGCGATAGTTTCGCCATGGTTGCCCATCATATTCAACAGACCAGCGATGACCAATGGGCCGAAATTATTCCCTCTCCTTTTGGCGAAGTACCGCGTATGCAAGTGCTGTCTTTTCTGATGCATCATAACTCCTATCACGCTGGGCAAATTGCGCAGGCGATCAAAAAGGGGAAAGAGTTTTCTCTGGTTATATAA